The stretch of DNA TTTGGGCCCGAGTTTTCAATTTAATGTTACCATACGTTGATAGTGAATTAATTATACGTTGCGTATTTGCACGTACTACTATCAAATAGAGTATATGAATAGTTTAAGATAGTCCTACAATTATATACCGTTAAAAATGTCGGTGTATATATAGACTATAGACCGTGTCTCCTTCCTAGGCTCCTAGCTATTCAAATGTAACGGCCTCAAACTGAAACCGTTAAAACTTTTGTCGTTTATGGAGAAACTTAACTTTTGACTGCACGGATTTCTTACACAGAATTTTAATTGTGTCAGTAAGTCAAAGTTCACATGAGATAATTattatcacaaaatctcatttgtgacggcatgtatccgtcactttggagtgacggataccattttccctcaaaaatgacccaaatagaggagagagggaagcacatgggggtgcccccaccttgtcccccatatccgttttgtgagtgacattatccgtcacttgctccgacccgtcttcagcaagactaattgaattattattatgAGAATAATTATTATGAATATTTCATTAAAAATGGTCAAATGAATAATTCTTTCACCGAGTTTTAATTGGATTTTTAATGTATGTTCATAGGACATATTTTAAAAAATTCGTTTTAAATTTATTAGGTGTGATTCTATGTCCCGTTCTTATAAGATAGTACTACGAAATAGGGACTAGGAAGATATTAGAAGGGTATATGTATCGTTTTCTATGATTTATCTGAATTTTTTACgtttttatttttcagattaGAACGAGTATTTCAACTAAAAGTTAAAAATTACTTAGTAGATAAATAAGAGGAAATACCTTACACATTGACAAATCATCATACATTTGACACAAGTTATTCCACTTATTTTTTTTGCAAGAATAAAATTTGGACTATTTCTCAATTTATATGTGTCATCCTTGTGCAGAGGTCATGCTAATCTATCATATTTGTCATTCAAAACGAAGATTTCCTCAATTCTATTAAATTATACATACACATTTTTCAAAAATATATGATGCTATTTTGAAATGTGACAACATGATAACTTACAAGAAATACATTTTATCTAATCTAGATTATGTTTCTCTTTTGATGAGAAGTTTGTTTTTAACTTTATTATGTTTATACCTTTTTCCTTTTAAAAAGAATAATTGGATCGATGATTTCACTTTTTATCGCGTTGAAATTTTTACTTTTTATCGCTTTGAGTTGTTTTCTTATAAGATACTAGTTAAAAAAAGTAGGAGTTATATACATTGGTGATTAGTGTATGAGCAAATTAAAAGACAATGCTTAAAGATCAGTAGCGGAGTCAGAAATGACCCCAGCAAGGACAAACGAGTAATGGTATAATGGAAATTCGAAAAATGTTAGAAAATTTTAACTACAATTTTAAAATTTCTGTCTGTTAGCGAGGACGAGCGCATCTGCTAACCTCCTAGACCCACCAGTGCTTAAAACCTTTATGTCTAATCAACGTGATTATCCAAAGTGTTCTTTATGTCTTGTCGGAAAGTTCCCTATAAAATACGTCAATGACTCATGAGATCACAAAAACTAGTCATGAGTGTCCCCATGAAGTTGACAttaagctcacaaatttcttgtTGTTTAGGGCCAATAcaattcacaaaatctcattgaagacggccatatccgtcacaagcttgtgacggataccattttctctcataaAATACTCATGAaaggtgagtggggaagcacatggggagtgacccaccttgtcccctctccctttttgtgagaggtcttcagcttgtgacggaattAGCCCGTTATAAGCAAGACGCTTTGAATACAATTAGATTATTGTATTTTTGTGTtgaaattataataaaataaagAGTTAAATTCATTTGAAATAGACGTATTATCTAGTGTTTAAATTTTAACTTTATCCTTGATTTAAGGTCTTTTTCATCTTTATTGATGGTTTAACTTATGTGTCACATTTACAACACTCGGCTTTTACCTACCCGTATGTTCTTTTATTAAGTGACCCTGTGACATGATATGTCTTCCTTAAAACGATCTTGAGTAAAGCCCTCTCACAACCTTTTTTTCATTTTAACATTATTAAAATCGGGTTGTAAGTATCGTCTTAACTTAAAACGATACGGTGTTAAGTAAGAATTAATATGTGTTTTAGTGGATATTACGTTATTTTATTCGAGTAATAATCTAATGTTTAAACTAACATCAAAGAAAACCAATTGGAACTGTTATTATCTCTATGTGATAATAATGCGACTCCAGACATTAAGAATTCGACTTAAAAAAAAAGGGAATACATGACATCTTTTTAGATAATTAGGTATTTATTAGTCATTTGCACATGATGGCAAACCCTAATGGTATAgattatttatttataaaattaaaaatagttaaaaaaaaCACTAACTCAATTTTGATTATtgatttggggtacacgtgtgagTAGAGACAATTAGGGAAGTTGTGTTATTAATTAAATCTTTGTCACCGACAAATGTGACGATGCagttttgtttggttttgttcCCAACATGTTTTCCATCCTCTCTATTCTCTCCAACTAATCAGAGAGTATCCTGCTATTTAAGTACACAAATTCTTGGTTAAAACGATTATATctattttaaatttaaaataagtattttcattttaaatttaaaacaaTTCAAATAAAATAAATGTGATAAAAGTTAAGTGTTTAGGAAATAAGACCAGCTAATTTATGTACGATTGATGTAGTTTTTAATTATACGATTATCAATAATGTCAATTAGTGATGGTAGGCCCGTAGTTACCTACAAAAGACGCGGCTCAAAATGACAAAAGACGCAAAGTTAATTAAGTGTTACTATCGAATTAGGATTACTGAAGAGATGGTGTATGTCATATATGTTAAACCACCTAGCAATCTTTTCAATGTAGGAATTGAAAAGATGTTTGTAGGTAGGTTTATACATTTGCATGATGTTAGTCTGACGGcctaaaacccaaaaaaattgcGACCATAAGTCAATTGATTGTTACTCTGGCAGTATATCGGGTTTTAAAtctaaaatataaaaataatcgATAAAATTAGTGGGTACTTATATTGTAAAATCAGTAAAAAATAATTAACGTGCCCTCATTTTCATTTCCAGTAAAATTATCAACACATCAAAAATTATGGAGTCTTAAGACTACGTTTTAATTATGAATGTCTCTTCTCCCTGACTCCGAATAAAGTTATCTTATAGAGATACTTCTACTCCGTATAAGGTAGAGTATAATGTTTTACCTCTTCCTTATttgttaaaattaatttatgaTATTTTAGTTATGATAGTGTTAGTTTTAttcttaatatatgcattaattgtgttggttaatgtgtaatttaACTCTTAATTCTTAAATTAATACACAAATTAGAAGGTATTTAATACCTTTCCCAAATTTAAAATATTTTCAAGGTTGCCTTAATTAATACTATAACTCTTTCGCCCCCGCTGACTTCAAATCTTGGCACCGCCATTGTCGGTACTCATATTAGACAATGCATGCCTAATTTTTGGTTTGTGTCAAATTAGTCCATGCTTATCACATATTCAAGAGTCGAGATGATCTTATAATAAATCTGTCTTCAATTCGACCTATATATGGTATAGGTGTTTTACATTATGATTTATGGGATGCTTTTATCTAGCTAGAGccggcaaacaatgacacgacacgaaaataTGATACGAAAGTAACGGGTTAGGATTGAGGTTTGTTGACTCATTTATATAGGTAGGtcaacacgaacacgacacgacacTTAATTGGTTTGGGTTGAAGGGTTGGTGACCCGTTTatatgtgacacgaacacgaaccatACACATACACGACCTTCTGTTTATCAGGTTTACTTTTATGTCGGATTTCAGATAAATGGGGGAAGTTTTAAAGAAAATAGGTCTTTTTCTATATTTAATACTCTGCATAAGATAAGACTGTTTTATAAAACGTTAACTACGATTGTTATATATAGTATCAATATATAAGGCCGTTATTACGTGCACGGAATTTTAATTACCAATTTAAGAGTTTCATGCAATCATGCATGCATCTTAACTtttaatttgtatatatatatgatagAGCTTGCGATTATTATTTCCTCATCGTATTATTCTTATTTTCTTGTTCATCTCCAGGATAATTTGGAGAAATTATTCCTGCAACAAATCGAAAATCTCGTTTCTCAATATTTAAACGTAAGTCATtacatttttttaatttttaatttttaatttttattttcaaatttgCCATAATTGATTTGTTTTACAAAATGCGCATTCATATTTTTGTAATAATGCATCTAATTTAGAGGTAAAGATGCGTACATCTGAAACTCTCGAATCTAGCCTTTGTTAATCAACATCCATCGAAATCGTCTATATCTTTGTAGATGAACATACATCGTATCATTTTCAATACTTGTTGTCTCGGGACAGGTATTCCATCAAAGTTGTTGTCAAAAATAATTAACCACTTGTTCTATGATGTAACAATTGTGATGTACTCCCGTTATATATTGAATAAACGTATGAAAATAAAATTATCGAGGAAATATTATTTTGGCAATTCTTAACCTTTTACCTCGCGCCTTTGTTTGATAGTCCTTTCTTTAGGACACTTGCCacccttttcagttttcagcatGGTTACTACGCAATAACaaattcagaaaaaaaaaaaatttctgggGTCCTGATTAATATTTAAAATCTATATacacataaaaaaaattataaatttatttttttatcctgaaaattagacaaaatacgcaaaaaaaaaaaaaattctgtttccGGTGTCCGCGCACCCCGGAATATTGTTAGTAGATACGCCGCTGCTACTACGTCACATTAGAAAACCAAAAATTGTAACTAGTTTAGCTAATAAAATTCTGAAAAGACGAATTTCTAATAGTACATTATTTTTTACCATGTTGTAGGTGTATATAAAGCGATTACAGAGTTGACAAGTTGTAATTTATTTGTATTAATCCTGTCTCAAGTAGCATCTTGAATTTCTAACAAGGTAAAATTTTCTGTAAGAAACTTTTATTTATTCAGtaatttaactttttttttttttttttttttgtcgattTCTGATGAAGAAACTTCATACTAGAATAATTCGGAGTATAATGACTTGCTGAAGTATCTACGCTTCTTATATTGAGGCACTGAGGTAATTTTGTATCGTGTTTGAATAACAGATAATGATGAGAAATCAGTTGCTGAAAGTATACCATGCACTCGGTTTCAAGCACTCGTCATCAAATCCTCAGACGATTGGTTATTCCTCGAATGTAAAGAATGAACGGATTAGTAGTATGGTGATTCCCGAACCATGTGAGCTGAACATCTCAGAACCAAATCCCGAAAATGCCAATTATGAGGAATGGCTGGTAATTCTTAAACCGGGAGCTTTGTTCTGCCGTTGCAGATGGTCTAAGTGCTTCCTcattgcattaatcttctgtttTTATAACAGGTTGATCATCCTTCTGCAATGAAATCATTCGAGGAGATAATGAGCATAGCGGAAGGGAAGAAGATCGTCGTGTTTTTAGATTATGATGGGACACTATCCCCAATTGTAGAAGACCCTGAACTAGCCTTTATGTCTGATACTGTAATATTTTTCACCCTCTACATTTTTACAGTTTTCCTGCACTTtctgttatttttgtttttcacttcttatatattttacttggtttacttttaaggcattccggatccttaattctatttcggctttcaaaatcgttttaatcttttctctcgatttaaactttaagtttttataaaaaaaatccggaattcgattttaaaacctgtaagtttaacttgactttgcattacattgtCGCTCTccctttgtttttcattttcccttttctattcgcattttgagatatgcgttcacccatggaaggttctaaaggatgattcatgtcagccgaccccaaatcattttgggattaaggctctgatgttgttgttgttgttgttgttgttgttgttgtaggtgtacccctcgtttttcacaaaaaaactttgaccgagaATAATTCtatgttacgagttcagaaaacagtattttttttttcaaaccaattatccagtcaatgaatttgaaaaaaaaaatcaccctttttgaactcgtagtttctagttatggttggtcaaagcttttttaacgaataaactttgaccgaccataattcccgactgcGAGTTGAGATGTCggtgaattctttttcaaactgaagacctCTTAAAAGAcggtaaatttgaaaaaaaaagtttatcgtattctgaattTGTTGCCAaaagttattgacggtcaaattttttttgcaagaaaaagaggggtacatcttagaaaatgaaaaagttgaggggtacacgagagaatatctcTTATGTATTTGTTTGCATTTCGCTTGTGGCGCAGATGAGATCAGCAGTGCGCGAAGTTGCTAGTTATTTTCCAACAGCAATTATAAGTGGAAGAAGTAGAAATAAGGTATATACACTCAATCTTCATTTTAAGTAATCGGAAAATAGTTTATCGCTCTGTGTTCAATGCAAGGGTAAAGTTGCGTACATCCTGTCTCCCCTTATCCGCCACAGGCGAGTTGTACCAGAGCGAGTTGTTGATTAACTTTTTTGATAACATTTCAGGTATATGATTTTGTACAGTTAGACAATGTATATTATGCAGGGAGTCATGGCATGGATATCATGACAAGGCGGCAAAAATCCGGCGACAGGAAGGTCAGTTGTCTGTCTACCTCAATCTAAATATACGGTACCACAGTTGCGAGTTTTTACAGAAACCAATCTCTGAAATTTCGAAACAAATTTGGAATTATAGGGTAATGAGGCCATTATCTTTCAACCTGCTAAAGAATTTTTGCCTGAGATTCAGAAGGTAATATTTTCTGCTGAAAGTTAATACAGGCATGGTTTTAAATCTCGGTATCGGTCGTAGTCGCGGTATCGATATAATCGGTCCTTAATCGGTCGTCACGGACGGATCGCGGAGAATCTCGGTGATTTCTCGGACGATATCTCGTATCGATAGAGTGAAAATCCGATACAACTCGGCCGATACGATACAACTCGGCCGAGATTTTGAACCCTGAATACAGGTTACACAGCATCTGTAACTATTGACAATGTTTCGGCTTAATCGTACCCTTTTGTATTTATTGTACTGTAACAGATATACAAAGAGCTGGAGGAAGAAGTAAAAGAGATTGAAGGGGTCACAGTTGAAGACAACAGATTTTGCATCTCCGTTCACTTTCGCAGAGCAAACGAAAaggtacaacaacaacaacaacaacatcagagccttaatcccaaaatgatttggggtcggctgacatgaatcatcctcaaaatgcgaaaaaaaagAATTTACACGTCTTTTTATTGTGAAGTAGGAGTCGGTTGGACCCATTTTACCCTATGATTTCACCAAAGGCTTATGTAAATGGAAATGCAGGATTATCCTCTGGTAGAAGAAAGAGTGGAGGTGGTTCTGGCAAGGCATTCTCGTTTTCGTTTAACAAGAGGAAGAAAGGTAAGACTGAACAGAGAACAACTAACGACGAAAAACAGACATTGATATAAAACAACTATAACTTGATTCACATTTCACAGGTTTTGGAGATAAGGCCATGTATAAGTTGGAACAAAGGAAATGCTGTCGAATACTTGCTCGAGACTTTAGGCCTTTCTGAATCAAATGATGTCGTACCCATTTACATTGGAGACGATACAACTGATGAAGACGCGTTCAAGGTACTTGATCATTAACTCGAGAGACGAGAGCCTCTTCTCGACTTCCCTTCCATTGGCAATATAATTTCACTCACTATTTCGGGATTTACTGCAGGTAATACACAATAGAGGGCACGGATTTCCAATTCTCGTATCAAAGAAACCCAAGGAGACAAAAGCATCATATTCGCTGCATGACCCGTCTCAAGTGCTATTGTTCCTAGTACGACTAGCAAGATGGGGACGAGACTCCTTGACGAGTATATAACCATGTAGGCCAACCGCTTGAGGCAGCAAGTTTTTGTATGGCTGCCTAGCGAGTTTTGGTCGTTTATATATAAAATTATATAGTATGCACATAGTTTTACAAGGGAGGTGATAATATATAGACAATACTACATTAATAGACGAACATAGATGATTACGAAGTTAAGACGCAAACGTTTTGCTTGCTAGTTCAGAGCTCCGATTTTTTTTTACGGAGGTATCAACATAATGTCTTTCCAAGGTTGTAAGGATATTTTGATGAACAAGGTGTTTTTCGTCGGCTCTTCTAATGTTTGTCAAAAAATTTCATACATTACTTTTTCAGTATCGAGtttagataaaaaaaaaatttggataTTCGGAAAGTATGAATACTCGGGAGTCCCGAAGAAGGATCAGGCTGCGCCCGGCCCGCTGCTAAATCACACATTATTTACGAAACCCGAACATAAGAGATCTTTTGTTAAAAAAAGTAATTCTATGCTGCACACTCTTGCAAAAAATGCAGCAGAAGGAATGTTTGacacaaccccccccccccccccccccccccaaaaaaaaaaaaaaaaaaaaactggaagAAGCATAACATGATGATACATAAATTTTGGAGTACAATGGGTCTCTGTATCTATTGTGGAATTTGTTAGTTAAATGCACAATTCAGTAATTCACCTAAGAAGCCCGAGGAAAAATGCGTATTCTGGTGACGGTGGTCCTGTATTTTCTGGAAAAATATTGCAGCTCATGGGAGGGACGTTTTATATATCCATTGTGCTCCTCTTCTAGTCTTTCGACAAAATAATGCTCAGATCATTCACGGTGGTAGCCGAGTAGACGGTAGCAGCTCATCGATTCTTACCCTTGCAAAATCATCCCACCCCGTTAATTTTAAGAACGATTCTCCAAAAAAACTCCGCTCTTGCACAAATTAACCTCCAAGTCTCCAACAGGATCATATATGCACGCCCTGCGTTCTCTCTATTTTCCCACTCCATATACCAAAGAACCAGTTCTTTAACAAAGGGACTGCTGCACTACAAGGAGTGATCATCATCAACAGTTACCAATTGGTCATTGTGGATGTGGCCCGAGATCAGACGGGCCCAAACTGCAGGCGTTCAGTCTACCAGGCACCAAGTATAACCACCAGGGTGATGACAAGGATAAAGCATAACAAAACGATGAAGACCATCTCCAGCTGAAGGAACTTCATCACAGGGTACTGAATGCACTTGGAATATATTGAATAATCAACAATATAATTGCTTGGAGTTGTGTTGGACGGTATCCCATGTTCTGTCAGTTTGGAAAATACTAGCTGACCGGTCTATATTTGTATTTTGCTTCTCCTAGTAATTTCGAGGTTGAGCACGTCCATTGTATCGTGGCTTTGAGTTGGGATTCCAATTTGGTTCCCTATCAGTATCAATCTCATTCCTCTCATGACTGTAGTCCCACCGATACTGCCTGGGTGCAGGAGACTGGTGCTCCTTGATTATGTTCTAAAGTAAGTGGAAGAAAGTGAAATCAGATTGCAAACAGATGTTAGTCATGTCAAACATTAAAGACAGAGATACATAAGCAAAGGACAAACAAAATTATCTGAAATTCCTAACAGATCCAATTTCTGTAAACGTGAGATAACGGAAACATAGATATACAGACGGATGCCATCTCTTAATACCTAATTCAGCCTATAGAAGATATCAATTTCGAAAGGAGAAAGCCAATAACCCTGGAATACTACATGGTTCTATGAAACATAAAAACATTATCTTTGTTATTCATACTTAATTGATACAATAATAGTTAACAAATACAGACGCAATTAGTTTGAGATATTCAACATATAAATCACCAAAATATGTCAATTATGGAATTATAATTGATAGGGGCCCCAAGCTTTTCTTTATGAACTAATACCTCAATCCTCATTTCCCTCTTTTGTCCACCCCAAAAATAATTGGCATTTctctatatatataaaaaatagaaGTGAATTTTCCATAGAATTCCTAGTCAAGTACTCCATAACATACACCGTCCATTCCATTGATTCTCCTAGAGACGAAGGAACATTAAGGGTCATGTGGTATCTACACATTTAAATTCTAAGTCAAGGGTCTATcacaaaaaaatataaattactcTAATCAAATAGGAATAACGTGAACGAGAAAGAGGGAGTGCAAAGGAAGAAATCTTACTGGATTGGGAAAGTAAGTTCCAGTCCCATTTCGTTGTTTCGAAACTGTCCCACCATACCGTCTAGAGACACCAACAGGCTTAACAGAACCAGATTGAGGCGCCGAAACAGGTACTGCATGAGTGCTGCTACTAGATCTCCCGGGTGATACTACACTTGAGGTTCCTTGCACGGGTAGTGGTGGTACAAGCACAGCAGGGGGATAGAGAAAAGGATGCCTCAATTGTGAGTCTTGGCAGAGACGCCCATACTGCAGGTTCTTCCAGTGGTTAGCAAAATCACTACTGAATATGTCAGAAGCAGACTCTTCAGCATGTTCTCGAGAAGCAATCATATTCTTTGAATCATAATACTCGATGCACGGCTCAACTGTTCCTTCTCCATGTTATTATGGCTGCTCGTCACCAGAGCTTCCTGTTTCAGGAGGTATATGGTATATGGGAACCACAGTCACAAACGGTACATGCGGACCTGCAGGATAGAATGCAACTGGTACGACTCCCTGATGTGAACCAGGATGTACCAGTAGAGAACCATATGGTGACATGGAATTTTGACAGATCATTTGTGGCTGTCCAAATCTGGGCATCTGATTAACCTCCACAGGACAGGTTTGGACCCAATCTTTCTGCCTATTGCCACAATTGTGAACTGGCTCCTCATCCTCTTCCCACCTCCTATTGACTGTGAGATCAGGATTCCTGGTGGAGCTTGACTTTTTCCCAACAGGGTATCTCGACACATATGTAGATTTGCTGGGTTTGCCATCCCACGAACTTTCCGATGATGCTTGAGTTCTAGAGGACGTGGAAGGGGAAGCAGGCATTAACCTGGAACTAGTAGAACAGACGTCTTCACTTTCAGGATCAAACTCCACATTGGAATGACCATTAGTGTCAATCCAGAAACCAGTGCGTTCATCGACATGATCAGCTTCCTGTAAGACTGCTCTTTCGTTCAACCCTCTAATCATTTTATCATGTTCAGCTACTACTCGAATGGGCCTTAATTGCTGATGAAGAGACACTGAGAAAGGGTCATTAGGATAATTCATCATAGTGCCCCAATCAGACTCAGCAGACGAGACGTTTGTTGGAATTGTGGCAGCATAGTTAGGGTGACTATATCCCATGATGGAAGGTGGAAATGGGTGAGAAGCTAGATTAACAGGCATTTGAGCAAGCCCTCCATAATGTTGAAACCCATTAGAAGACAATTGGTTCTGAATGTCTTGCTCCTCCACACATCTATGTTTTGATTCATGCACAGAAGAAACTACAACTGTAGACGAACTGGGAGCAAAACTAACAGAAGAGTGGTCTGAGCCAGAAGCAAGGCTATGGCGAGATGAGCTCTCTCTTATAGGAGGAGCATGATTCGCCCTGGCTTCAGAACCTATCATTCTCCTAGAATTTCCAGACCTCGAATTGGGATCATCCCCCATTTTTACTTGTGCCACATCACGCCTGTAATTAGAAGCAGCGTCACTGGGCATGGACATGCTTGTCAGTTCGGGACTAGAAGAAGTCCTAGCGAAATGATGTGTAGTATGCCCATTATTATGCAGAGTGTTCATCCTGCAAGTTCTTTTTATATCATCATGTTGCTTCTTCCAGAGCTTTCG from Silene latifolia isolate original U9 population chromosome 10, ASM4854445v1, whole genome shotgun sequence encodes:
- the LOC141606466 gene encoding putative trehalose-phosphate phosphatase D, with amino-acid sequence MMRNQLLKVYHALGFKHSSSNPQTIGYSSNVKNERISSMVIPEPCELNISEPNPENANYEEWLVDHPSAMKSFEEIMSIAEGKKIVVFLDYDGTLSPIVEDPELAFMSDTMRSAVREVASYFPTAIISGRSRNKVYDFVQLDNVYYAGSHGMDIMTRRQKSGDRKGNEAIIFQPAKEFLPEIQKIYKELEEEVKEIEGVTVEDNRFCISVHFRRANEKDYPLVEERVEVVLARHSRFRLTRGRKVLEIRPCISWNKGNAVEYLLETLGLSESNDVVPIYIGDDTTDEDAFKVIHNRGHGFPILVSKKPKETKASYSLHDPSQVLLFLVRLARWGRDSLTSI